A single genomic interval of Arachis duranensis cultivar V14167 chromosome 7, aradu.V14167.gnm2.J7QH, whole genome shotgun sequence harbors:
- the LOC107459688 gene encoding photosynthetic NDH subunit of subcomplex B 3, chloroplastic: MSLLQLNSSHGLCSLSPYSHNNLRKSFMIPIHSSNKNHTFATRTVVVRAISTVPDTNTDTDKNTTQPSQAPPSVGFAFIHPVLLPDGTPDIHYRTASGGQKLRDIMLDSNLDLYGPYGRPLLNCAGGGSCATCMVEVLEDGGLLNPRTDKEKEHLKRKPKNWRLACQITVGKPDSTGALVIQQLPEWKGHEFKYQNREDDSEDS, translated from the exons ATGTCACTCCTCCAACTCAACTCCTCTCATGGCTTATGCTCTCTCTCACCCTATTCCCATAACAACTTGAGAAAGAGCTTCATGATTCCTATTCATTCCTCTAATAAGAACCACACCTTTGCAACAAGAACAGTAGTTGTTAGAGCCATCAGCACTGTCCCTGACACAAACACAGACACAGACAAAAACACCACTCAACCCTCCCAAGCTCCTCCCTCTGTTGGCTTCGCATTCATACAT CCTGTGTTGCTACCTGATGGAACACCAGACATTCATTATCGTACTGCTTCTGGTGGCCAGAAGCTTAGGGACATAATGCTTGATTCCAATCTTGATCTCTATGGACCCTAT GGTAGACCTTTGTTGAATTGTGCTGGGGGTGGAAGTTGTGCTACTTGCATGGTCGAG GTTCTTGAAGATGGGGGGCTTCTTAATCCTCGCACTGATAAAGAGAAAGAGCATCTCAAGAGG AAACCAAAGAATTGGAGATTAGCATGTCAAATAACTGTTGGTAAACCAGATTCAACAGGCGCG CTTGTGATCCAACAACTACCAGAGTGGAAAGGCCATGAATTTAAGTATCAAAACCGTGAAGATGATTCAGAGGATTCTTAA
- the LOC107459852 gene encoding proteinaceous RNase P 1, chloroplastic/mitochondrial, with the protein MPPRPTFLTTRLTPLFSSLFSHSQSPYFSFNSNTPFFFRRNAARTLTTIASSSSTSSSSRRTFSRYRKSQSHHLSTLAEPTAVKLSTKARRRIARGSPEGILKHKLDECSKTGNLVEALRLYDAARNDDVSMNLDHYNKLLYLCSASELGLKRGMEIFQQMLIDRVLPNEATFTNAARLAAAKNDPDMAFELLKRMKDFAIAPKLRSYGPALYGFCKKGDANKAYEVDADMIDSGIAAEESELSALLEVSVSSNREDKVYEMLQRLRTTVRQVSESTFDVIESWFNKEFASKIGEKNWDVNRIREGIERGGGGWHGQGWLGSGQWKVAKTHVNQDGHCLSCGEKLVSIDIDPKETEDFADSLSILACKKDPKLSFIHFKKWLKRYGPFDAVVDGANIGLADGQHFSFARLRFVVEELRQMSPTKRLPLIILHVNRVNCGPALSPNNRRLIESWKKNGVLYATPQGSNDDWYWLYAAVRCKCLLLTNDEMRDHLFQLLGSSFFPRWKEKHQVRVSTSTGKPVLIPPPCYSIVIQESANGNWHVPSVTGDDLDIPRKWLCASRSREKSLHNLWKSTSTTVYT; encoded by the exons ATGCCGCCGCGTCCAACCTTTCTGACGACTCGGCTCACTCCTCTCTTCTCCTCGCTCTTCTCTCATTCCCAATCTCCCTACTTCTCTTTCAATTCCAacactcctttcttcttccgTCGCAATGCAGCACGAACACTCACCACAatcgcttcttcttcttctacttcttcttcttctagaaGAACCTTCTCCAGGTACAGGAAATCTCAATCTCACCACCTCAGCACGTTAGCTGAACCCACCGCAGTTAAGCTCTCAACCAAGGCACGGAGAAGAATCGCACGTGGATCTCCCGAGGGAATCTTAAAGCACAAGCTCGACGAGTGTTCTAAGACCGGTAACCTTGTTGAAGCGCTTCGTCTCTATGATGCCGCCAGAAACGACGACGTCTCGATGAACCTCGATCACTATAACAAGCTCCTATACCTCTGTTCTGCTTCCGAGTTAGGCCTCAAGAGAGGGATGGAGATTTTTCAGCAGATGTTGATTGATCGTGTTTTGCCTAATGAAGCTACCTTTACCAATGCTGCTAGGCTTGCTGCTGCGAAGAACGATCCTGACATGGCATTTGAATTGCTGAAGCGAATGAAGGATTTCGCCATTGCGCCCAAGCTGCGGTCCTATGGCCCTGCTCTGTATGGCTTTTGCAAGAAAGGTGATGCTAACAAGGCCTATGAAGTTGATGCCGACATGATTGACTCTGGCATTGCGGCCGAAGAGTCCGAACTGTCTGCTCTTTTGGAAGTCAGTGTGAGTTCAAACAGGGAAGATAAGGTTTATGAGATGCTGCAGCGGTTGCGCACCACCGTGAGGCAGGTGTCTGAATCGACTTTCGACGTGATTGAGAGTTGGTTTAACAAGGAATTCGCATCCAAAATTGGGGAAAAGAATTGGGATGTTAACCGGATAAGGGAAGGGATTGAGCGAGGAGGTGGAGGGTGGCATGGACAAGGGTGGCTTGGAAGTGGCCAATGGAAAGTGGCAAAGACTCATGTGAATCAGGATGGACATTGTCTTTCCTGTGGTGAGAAGCTTGTTAGCATTGATATTGATCCCAAAGAGACTGAAGATTTTGCTGACTCTTTATCCATATTGGCTTGCAAAAAAGATCCTAAGTTAAGCTTTATTCATTTTAAG AAATGGCTTAAGCGTTATGGCCCTTTTGATGCCGTTGTAGATGGTGCCAACATAGGCCTTGCGGATGGGCAGCATTTCAGCTTTGCGCGT CTTAGATTCGTTGTTGAAGAATTACGCCAAATGAGCCCTACGAAGAGATTGCCACTTATAATTTTGCATGTAAATCGAGTAAATTGTGGTCCTGCTCTGAGTCCAAATAACAGGAGACTTATAGAAAGTTGGAAAAAGAATGGCGTCCTTTATGCTACACCTCAGGGCTCAAATGATGACTG GTACTGGTTGTATGCTGCTGTTCGTTGTAAATGCTTACTCTTGACAAATGACGAGATGAGGGACCACTTGTTCCAGCTACTAGGTTCGAGTTTCTTTCCACGATGGAAGGAAAAACACCAG GTTCGAGTGTCAACCTCCACTGGCAAACCTGTCCTCATTCCACCTCCCTGTTACTCAATAGTTATTCAG GAATCTGCAAATGGCAATTGGCATGTGCCGAGTGTAACTGGCGATGATCTTGATATACCGAGGAAATGGTTGTGCGCTTCTAGATCCAGAGAAAAATCATTACACAATCTATGGAAATCCACCTCGACCACTGTTTACACATGA
- the LOC107459687 gene encoding aquaporin TIP2-1 has translation MARIAFGRFDDSFSFGSIKCYIAELHSTLIFVFAGVGSAIAYDKLTSGAALDPAGLVAVAVCHAFALFVAVAVSANISGGHVNPAVTFGLALGGQITILTAIFYIISQLLGSIAACLLLKLVTGGLTIPIHNVGAGVGAGEGVVAEIIITFGLVYTVYATAADPKKGSLGTIAPIAIGFIVGANILAAGAFSGGSMNPARSFGPAVISGDFTNHWIYWVGPLIGGAVAGLVYSFFYMPTEHAPLASDF, from the exons ATGGCTCGCATAGCATTCGGAAGATTCGATGATTCCTTCAGTTTTGGCTCCATCAAGTGCTATATTGCAGAGTTACACTCAACCTTGATCTTTGTTTTTGCTGGTGTTGGTTCTGCCATTGCCTATG ATAAGTTGACATCAGGTGCAGCTCTTGATCCTGCTGGGTTGGTAGCAGTTGCTGTTTGCCATGCTTTCGCTCTCTTTGTTGCAGTTGCTGTTAGTGCCAACATCTCTGGTGGCCATGTCAACCCTGCAGTGACTTTTGGCCTAGCTCTTGGTGGCCAGATCACCATTCTCACCGCTATCTTCTACATAATTTCGCAGCTTCTTGGCTCCATAGCCGCTTGCTTGCTCCTCAAGCTTGTCACTGGAGGCTTG ACTATTCCAATCCACAATGTTGGAGCTGGAGTTGGAGCAGGAGAAGGAGTTGTTGCTGAGATTATAATCACATTTGGATTGGTGTACACTGTGTATGCAACAGCAGCAGATCCAAAGAAGGGTTCACTGGGAACAATTGCACCCATTGCCATTGGTTTCATTGTAGGTGCCAACATCTTGGCTGCAGGGGCATTCTCTGGCGGCTCAATGAACCCTGCACGCTCCTTTGGACCTGCTGTTATCAGTGGAGACTTCACTAATCACTGGATCTACTGGGTTGGACCTCTTATTGGTGGTGCTGTGGCTGGTCTTGTCTATAGCTTTTTTTACATGCCTACTGAGCATGCACCATTGGCCAGTGATTTTTGA
- the LOC107459686 gene encoding LOW QUALITY PROTEIN: tRNAse Z TRZ4, mitochondrial (The sequence of the model RefSeq protein was modified relative to this genomic sequence to represent the inferred CDS: deleted 1 base in 1 codon) translates to MARLSNFRLLFSSFSLSKPSTLHFRSIFSTVIASSSSPRRHRNAPLHLTRRNNSNTRGGRGRTTHPMELDKNASSAGFNKRRAEGRDNNDAPKKDLQLKHRKVNPVNTIAYLQILGTGMDTQDTSPSVFLFFDKQRFIFNAGEGLQRFCTEHKIKLSKIDHIFLTRVCSETAGGLPGLLLTLAGMGEEGMCVKIWGPSDLKFLVDAMRSFIPNAAMVHTKSFGGTDDTTVLTGCKLLDNPIVLIENEVVKISAIILRPHHPMTPSETLNSPNGKNQAAAKPGDMSVVYICELPEIKGKFDQDKAKALGLKPGPKYRELQFGNSVQSDRLNITVHPSDVLGPSVPGPIVLLVDCPTKSHLESLLNAQSLTSYYDQGKVSASFSGNSSFFVSSTTHYLLLLFASIVLRKNVEIPILKASARIASRLNYVCPQFFPAPGFSSLSSALASSEGSFSESSKVISAENLLKFTLRPYARLGLDRSGTPTTVTSTQIIDELLSEIPEVVEAAHHVSQLWQQANQTKEDLVPAADRNMMIEEPWLCDSTVPSCLENIRRDDLEIVLLGTGSSQPSKYRNVSSIYINLFSKGGLLLDCGEGTLGQLKRRYGVSGADDVVRALRCIWISHIHADHHTGLARILALRRELLKGVPHEPVLVVGPRQLKRYLDAYQRLEDLDMLFLDCRHTTAASLDAFEDGCDLNNNNREVSASKVDSTLFARESRMQSLWKRPGSPVDKDAVSPILERFRGVIQEAGLKSLISFPVVHCPQAFGVVLKAAERTSTAGKVIPGWKVVYSGDTRPCPELVEASRGATVLIHEATFEEAMVEEAIAKNHSTTNEAIEMGNSADAYRIILTHFSQRYPKIPVLDEANMHKTCVAFDMMSVNVADLPVLPKVLPYLKLLFRNEMIVDESDDVVDAVTAAY, encoded by the exons ATGGCCCGACTCTCAAATTTTCGGCTCCTTTTTTCTTCATTCTCCCTCTCCAAACCCTCCACCCTCCACTTCCGATCCATCTTCTCGACGGTTATcgcttcctcttcttctccgaGACGACACCGTAACGCCCCTCTCCATCTTACCCGCAGAAACAACAGCAACACCCGCGGTGGCAGAGGAAGAACCACTCACCCAATGGAACTCGACAAGAACGCTTCTTCTGCTGGCTTCAACAAGCGCAGAGCAGAGGGAAGAGACAACAACGACGCTCCAAAGAAGGACCTCCAATTAAAGCATCGCAAGGTCAATCCAGTTAACACCATAGCTTATCTTCAGATACTCGGAACTGGCATGGATACTCAGGATACTTCTCCTTccgtcttcctcttcttcgatAAACAACGTTTTATATTCAATGCTGGAGAG GGACTACAACGATTTTGCACTGAGCATAAAATTAAGTTATCcaag ATTGATCACATATTTCTAACTCGTGTTTGTTCAGAAACCGCCGGTGGCCTTCCAG GTTTGCTGCTTACGCTGGCTGGAATGGGAGAAGAGGGGATGTGT GTCAAGATATGGGGCCCTTCAGATCTTAAGTTTTTAGTAGATGCCATGAGATCATTTATTCCCAATGCCGCCATGGTTCACACAAAGAGCTTTGGCGGCACCGATGATACCACTGTGCTTACTGGATGTAAGCTATTGGACAATCCCATTGTTCTCATTGAAAACGAGGTGGTCAAAATATCTGCTATCATCCTGCGACCACATCACCCGATGACACCTTCAGAGACCCTTAACTCACCCAACGGGAAAAACCAGGCTGCTGCGAAGCCTGGTGATATGTCTGTAGTATATATTTGCGAACTGCCTGAGATCAAGGGAAAATTTGATCAAGATAAAGCGAAGGCCCTAGGTTTGAAACCTGGGCCAAAGTATCGTGAACTGCAATTTGGAAATTCAGTGCAATCAGATCGCCTGAATATTACG GTTCATCCAAGTGATGTCTTGGGTCCTTCTGTTCCTGGACCCATTGTACTCCTTGTTGATTGTCCAACAAAATCTCATTTGGAATCGTTATTGAATGCACAATCACTCACTAGTTACTATGATCAAGGAAAAGTAAGT GCTAGTTTTTCTGGAAATTCCTccttttttgtttcttctacaaCACATTATTTATTACTCTTGTTTGCTTCTATTGTTCTCAGGAAGAATGTAGAGATTCCTATCTTGAAAGCTAGTGCAAGAATTGCATCTCGACTTAATTATGTTTGTCCTCAGTTCTTTCCAGCCCCAGGATTTTCATCACTTTCAAGTGCTCTTGCTTCAAGTGAG GGTTCCTTTTCTGAATCTTCTAAAGTCATTTCTGCTGAAAATCTTCTCAAG TTTACATTGCGTCCTTATGCTCGTCTTGGGTTGGATAGATCCGGTACTCCAACCACGGTGACTTCCACACAAATAATTGATGAGTTACTCTCAGAGATTCCAGAGGTCGTGGAAGCAGCTCATCATGTAAGTCAGCTCTGGCAACAAGCTAATCAGACAAAGGAGGATTTAGTTCCCGCAGCAGATCGAAATATGATGATTGAGGAACCTTGGTTGTGTGATTCTACTGTTCCTTCGTGTTTGGAAAATATAAGGAGAGATGACTTGGAGATAGTTCTTCTTGGAACTGGTTCATCCCAACCATCCAAGTACAGAAACGTGAgttcaatatatataaatcttTTCTCAAAAGGAGGTTTGCTCTTGGATTGTGGTGAAGGAACCTTGGGACAACTCAAAAGAAG ATATGGTGTAAGTGGTGCTGATGATGTTGTGAGAGCTTTAAGATGCATTTGGATTTCACATATCCATGCTGATCACCACACTGGCTTGGCTAGGATCCTTGCTCTGCGCCGTGAATTGCTGAAGGGGGTGCCTCATGAACCAGTTCTTGTCGTAGGGCCAAGGCAGCTTAAGAGATATTTAGATGCTTACCAAAGACTCGAAGATTTGGATATGCTGTTTCTAGATTGCAGGCACACCACAGCAGCTTCATTGGATGCTTTTGAGGATGGCTGTGACCTGAACAATAATAATAGAGAAGTATCCGCATCAAAAGTTGATTCAACTTTGTTTGCTAGAGAATCTCGTATGCAAAGTTTATGGAAAAGACCAGGCAGTCCTGTTGACAAAGATGCCGTTTCTCCTATCCTAGAGAGATTTAGGGGGGTAATCCAGGAAGCTGGTCTGAAGTCCTTGATTAGTTTCCCTGTTGTGCATTGCCCACAGGCATTTGGTGTTGTTCTAAAAGCAGCAGAGAGGACTAGTACTGCTGGAAAAGTGATACCTGGCTGGAAGGTTGTATATTCTGGCGACACAAGGCCCTGTCCAGAGTTGGTAGAAGCATCTCGAGGCGCAACAGTTCTTATACACGAG GCAACTTTTGAGGAAGCTATGGTAGAGGAGGCTATAGCAAAAAACCACAGCACCACAAATGAAGCCATAGAAATGGGAAACTCCGCTGATGCATACCGAATCATTTTAACTCATTTCAGCCAAAGATATCCTAAAATACCTGTGTTGGATGAAGCAAACATGCACAAAACGTGTGTTGCATTTGACATGATGAGTGTGAATGTGGCAGATTTGCCCGTTC